GCCCGGGTGGGCGCCGAAGTCGCGCGGAAACCGCAGCGTGCGCCCGGCACGAGGAAGGTCTTCGGGCGAGCGACCATCGGCCGGCCCGCGGCCTTCGGGCTGGGCCGCCCAGGCCGCCGCACCCGGTGGCAGCGTGCACAGGCTCATCAAGCGAGCCAGTGCCCGGCGTCGGTCCATCGGCATCACCAGTCCTCCTTCACGGCCATCACCGCGTCGTGCCCGGCGGCGGCGCGGCCCGCCAGCCAGGCCGTCAGCGTGCCCGCCAGCACCACGCTGGCGCATAGCGCGGCCAGCCGCCATCCCGGCAGCAGCAGGTCCATCGTCCAGTGAAAGCTCTGCGGGTTCACCACATGCACCAGCACCACGCTGACGGCGACGCCGAGGCCCAGCCCCAGCAGGGCTCCGACACCGGTGAGCGCGGCGCCCTCGCCGGCCACCGTGGCCAGAATCTGCCGGCGCGTGAAGCCCAGGTGGCCCAGCAGGCCGAACTCCTTGCGACGCGCCAGCACCTGCGCCGAGAAGCTGGCCGCGGTGCCGAACAGGCCGATGCCGATGGCCACCGCCTGCAGCCAGTAGGTCACGGCAAAGCTGCGGTCGAAGATGCGCAGCGTGACCTCGCGGATCTGCCTCGGCTCGGCAAACTCGAGCAGGCTGCCATCGAGTTGCTGCTGCGTGGCCAGCGTGCGGATCTGCGACTGCAGGGCATCGGTCCGGGCCTCGGGCGCGAGCCACAAGGCCAGGTCGTTGACGGTGCGGTCGCCGGTGAGCCGCTGGTAGTCGGCCTCGGCCAGCACCACGGCCCCTTGCTGACGCGCGTAATCTCGCCACACGCCGAGCACCCGCGTGGCCACGGGCGGTTGGCCTGCACGCAGGGGCAGCATCAGGCGCGTGCCGGGCCGGGCGCCGTAGAGGTCCACCATGGCCTCGCTGACCCACGCCCCCACTTCACCCGGCTGCACCGTGCGGGCCGGCAGCGCCACGCCCACCAGCGGCAGGTCGCGTGCCGGATCGGACAGCGGACGGGCGATCAGCGCAATGGCCGGTTGGGCCGCATCCAGCCGCAAGCTGGCCACGCGGACCCCTTCGGCGCGGCGCACTCCCGGCAGCGCGCGGATGCCCTCGAGCAAGGCCGGCCCGAGGTTCTGGGCCTCGGCCTGGTCGTTGTTCGTGGCGGTGCGCGCATACAGGTCGGCCGGCAGCACCACATCGAGCCACTGGGTGACCGAATCGCGGAAGCTGGCCACCATGACCGTGAGGGCCACGGACAGGCTCAGGCTGGCCACCACCCCGGCAATGGCCACCGTGGCGGTGTGGCGCATGCGACGGGCGCGTTCGACGGCCAGCAGCGCAGCCGCGTGTCGAGGCGCCGGGAACAGGCTCAGCAACCCGCCCACTGCGGCCGGCACACAGGCAATGCCGCCCATCAGGATGGCGGCGACGGCCAGGTAGGCCCACAGCGGCACGCCGCCCACTGGCGGCAGCAGGGCGAGGCCGACGCCGACCAACAGCAGGCCTGGGCCGATCCAGGCCGAGCGCCCTGCGCCGCCCAGTTCGCCCAAGCCCTTCAGCGCCTGCGCGGGGGCCAGCCGTTGCGCCGACCTTGCCGGCAGCCAGCCGCCCGCCAGCGCGGCCACGACCCCCAATGCGCCGTACAGGGCGGCCGCGCCGGGTGACCACTGCAAGGCCGGCGCAATGCCGGGGAAGTAGCCGCCACCCAGGTCGCCCGACAGCAGGCGCAGGGCGGCGGCGGCCAGCCCTGTGCCCAGCGCCAGGCCCAGCGCCGAGCCCACCACGCCGATCAGCGCCGATTCGGCCAGCACGAGCTGCAGCCGTTCTCGCGCGCCCAGGCCCAGCACGCCCAGCAGCGCGAACTGCTGCTGGCGCTTGGCGACCGACAGCGACAGGATCGAGAACACCAGGAACGCACCGGTGAACAGCGCCACCAGGGCCAGCACCGTGAGGTTGACGCGGTAGGCGCGGGACACGTTCGAGACGCGCTCGCCCGCGTCGTCGGCCGAATCGGCACTGACCCCGGGCGGCAGGGCCAGTGCGCGCAGCACGGCGGCGGGTTGTGCGCCCTCCACAAGCTGCAGATCGAGCCGCTGCAGCCGGCCCCACTGCGCGAACACCTGCTGTGCCCCGGCAATGTCCATCACGCCCAGCGCCGCGCCGGTGGCCCCCACCTCGCCCACCACCGACAGCCGGCGCCACGCCAGCCCGGCCTGCACCTCGATGGCATCACCCGGCTGCACACCCAGCGCGCGCCGCGCCGTGGCGTTCAGCGAGATGGCGTCCGGACGCAACAAGGCAAAGCGATCGCCCTCGTCGGACGACGCCCGTTCGACGGGCCGCGCCATCAGCGTGGGGGCGAGCGGGGCCGCCACCAGCCCGTCCAGACCGATCACCTGCAGGCTCACCGGTTGAGCCTGTGCTGGCGTGCCGCCTGATCCGACGCGCCGCGCGCGTGTGCGCACCTCGACCACCGGGCTGGCAAGCCGCACCTCCGGGTGGGCAGCCACGCGGGCATACAGGGCTTCGTCCAGGCTGCCGCTGGCCGCGCGCAGGCTCAGGTCGGCCTCGCCATTGACGCTGCGCACGGCGGCGCTGAACTCGCTGAGCGCCGAGCTGTTGATCAGCTGCACCGAAAACGCCAGCGCCACACCCAGCATGACGGCCAGCACCGCCGTGGCATGGCGCAGCCCATGGTGGCGCAGTTCGGGCCACGAGAACGCGCGCAGCAGGCGGCCCAGCACCCGCGGAGCGGCGGTGTCGGCTGCGGGCGTCATGCTGGATGCGGCGCCGTGCCGGGGGCCGGCCGCGTCAGTTCCGTCAGGCCGGTGGCCGTGAGCCGCAGCACGCGGTCGGCCCGCGCCGCAGCGGCCTCGGAGTGGGTGACCATCACGCACGCCGTGCCATGCTGTCGGGTCTGCGCCACCAGCACCGACATCACCTGCTCGGCCGTGCGCGGGTCGAGGTTGCCGGTCGGCTCGTCGGCCAGGATCAGCGCCGGGCGGTGCACCAGGGCGCGGGCAATCGCCACGCGCTGCAGCTGCCCGCCCGAAAGCTGCTGCGGCAGCCGCGCGCCCAGGCCATCGAGCCCCACGTCGGCGAGCGCCTGCGCCACGCGCCCATCGTCGCGCTGGCCCAGCAGCATCAGCGGCAGGGCCACGTTCTGCGCCACGTCGAGGTGCGGCAGCACGTGAAAGGCCTGGAACACGAAGCCCAGGTGCCGGCGGCGGAACAGCGCCTGCTCGGCCTCGCCCAGCGTCGTGATGGGCGTGTCCAGCACCGTCACCTCGCCTTCGGACACCGTGTCCAGCCCGGCCAGCGCATTGAGCAGCGTCGACTTGCCGACGCCGGACTCGCCGACGATGGCGACGAACTCGCCCGGACGGACGTGCAAGTCGACTTGGGAGAAGACCGGATCGGGGCCATAGCGCTTGGCCAGCTGGCGGACGTGAAGCATGCCCACAGCATATCGGCACCGCCCGGCCTGCCCTGCATCCGGGTGGGGACAAGACCATGACGGCCGCACGCACCCGGGCGGCTTGCCCTACAGTGCGGGCCCATGTCGTTGCCCGTTCAACCCGCCGCCCCCGAGCCCTCCGTGCCCAGCCCGTGCCGCAGCCTGTGCAAGCTGGACGCCGACAAGGTCTGCACCGGCTGTGGCCGCACGATCGACGACATCCGCGCCTGGCGCGAGATGCCCGATGCCGAGCGAATGGCGTGTGTGGTGCGGGCCGAAGCGCGCCGCCTGGCCTGGGGCCAGTTGGCGTGAGGGCGTGCGCGGGCGCTCAGTGCGCGCCGCGGGTCAATGTGTCGGATGGGCTTTCGCCGAAGAGCTTGCGGTAGTCCAGTGCGAACTGGCTCAAATGCCAGAAGCCCCAGCGCGCGGCCACATCCTGCACGCCCTGCCCATGGCGCGCAGCCTCGCGCAGATGGCGGCGGGCGCCATTGAGGCGGATCGCGCGCAGGTACTGGATCGGGCTCAGGCCCATGACCTCTTCGAAACAGTACTGCAGCGTGCGGCGGCTCACGTGCAGGCGCTCGCACAGCTCGGGCACCGTCACCGCCTGGTCCGGGTGCGCCAGCACGTACTCGCGTGCGTGGGCCACCACCTTCTGCCGGCGGGCCACGCTCTGCCGTACTGCGGTGTCGGCTTCGCTGGTGTCAAGCAGATCGAGCAGCAGGCTCAGCACGGCCCCTTCCATGGCCACCAGGTCGGCGCCGTGCCAGCCGGTGGCATGCGGTTCGCTGAGCGGCAGCAGCCCGTCCAGCGCGTTCAGGCAGGCGTGCCGGGCACCTTCCTGCACGCGCAGCACCTCCGCCTGATGCAGCGCGTCCCAGTCGACATGGCAGCCTTGCCGTGCGGCTGCGTCCTGCAGTGCCTGGCGCTGCACCACCACGCCGAACAGGCTGTGGCGGTCGGGGGTGACGAGGTCGAAGCGCTCGCCGCCCGGGCGTACCATCACGTCGTGCGAGCCGTGCAGGCGGCCGTTGATGCGGGTGGGCAGCGTGGCGGCCGGGTCGGGCACGCCGAACCAGAAGGAATCGGCCCAGACCTCGCACGACTGGCGCAGCGCCTGGCTGGTCTGCTCGCGGAAGACCTGGATGTGGGGCAGGCGCCACTCGGTCAGCCGGCCGACGAAGCACCCAGCCCCGAGCTGGTCGTACTGCTGATGCCAGGCGGTCAGGTTGTGCGCGTGTTCATCGACGTCCTGCGCGACCGCCTGGTGCAGGCCCGACGGGGTGGCCGCGAGCGCGCCCCACAGCGGTGCAGCAGGCAGAGGGAGGTCGGCTACGAGCGGGTGGGCGGGCATGGTGCAGGGCGGAAAACAGCGTCAGCCCTGCTTCAAGCAACTTTCCTACCCGTTTTGCGGTGCCCCCCGACGCCTGTCATCCGATCAGAAGGCCCGGGTCAGGCTGGCCACCCAGCGCGTGCCCACCACATTCCGTCCTCGCCCGTTGGAATCGAAGAAGGTCCACAGTGCGGTGTCGCCCTTCTTGGCGTCGCCGGTGTTGTGGCTGGCCGCCAGCGAGAAGGTCCAGGGGCCTTCCACGCGCGTCACCCCCACCTTCACGTCGGTGAAGTTGTACGGGCCGAAGTTCTTGACGATCTGGCGGCCGGCATGCAGGTTGAGCGTCCAACCCGGGGCGATCTCCGGGTTCCAGTTGGCCTCGACATAGGTCGAGCCGCGCGAGCTCTTGTTGGCGCCGCTGTAGGGGTCCACCGCAAAGCCGGACCAGTGCGAACTGACGGCATGCCAGATCCCGGCCGAGGCGGCGCCGTGGCTGACGGCCGCGTGCAACTCCTGGGTGTCGTAGCTCACGTGCTTGCCATCGGCATCGCGCGTGAAGGCGCCAGGGAACCAGTAGCTGATGAAGCCCAGTTCCAGCCCCACGCCCGGGCTGAGCTCGGTGCGCCAGCCGCCATACAGGTCGATCTCGGTGCCCGAACCGTTGGGGTAGGCCGCGTTCGACACGCCCGAGCCGAACAGGCCGGCGAACCAGCCGTCCCGGTGTGTCGCGTCGAAGGTCAACTGGGCAGCGGGCTTGCCCTGGGTTTGCGACACACCGCGGAACAGGTAGTCGGACACCACGCCGGCGGTGCCGGTCAGGGTCCAGCCGGAGGCCGTGGTCGTCTGCGCGTGGCCGCACAGCGGGGCAAGCAGGGCCAGCGAGGCCGCAAGGGGCAAGACGGGAAGGCGGCGCAGCGCGTGGATCAGGGACATGCGTGAGGCTCCATGTGGGTTGCTGAGGCACCTCCAGTATTTCGGGCGTTCGGCGGAAATCCTTATCAAGATTCGGCAAACCTGCGGCGCCAGCCCGCGCCCTCCCACAGGTTTGCCGAAATCCGATAACGCCCGCCCGGGGGCCTTTCTACAGTGAGCTCAGATCCATCCACCTGCGCGCCCTTGCCGGCCCGTTGCCATCATGTCGACCTCACCCCCCACCGGTTCGCACACCCTCAAGCCCGTGCTGAGCACCCTTCAGCTCTGGGGCATTGCCGTCGGCCTCGTCATATCGGGCGAGTACTTCGGCTGGAGCTTTGGCTGGGCCTCGGCCGGCACGCTGGGCTTCATGGTCACGGCGCTGTTCGTGGCCACCATGTACACGACCTTCATCTTCAGCTTTACCGAGCTGACCACGTCGATTCCGCATGCCGGCGGTCCGTTCGCCTACAGCCGCCGCGCCTTCGGGCCCAAGGGCGGCTACCTGGCCGGTGCGGCCACCTTGATCGAGTTCGTGTTCGCGCCACCGGCCATTGCGCTGGCCATCGGGGCCTACCTGAACGTGCAGTTCCCCTCGCTCGACCCGAAGACCGCCGCCCTGGGCGCCTACCTGATCTTCATGGCCCTCAACATCGTCGGCGTGCAGATTGCCGCCACCTTCGAACTGCTGGTGACGCTGCTGGCCATCTTCGAGCTGCTCGTCTTCATGGGCGTGGTCTCGCCCGGTTTCTCCGTGGCCAACCTGGTCAAGGGCGGTTGGTCCGGCCAGGACGAATTCAGCCTGGCGGCCATCCCCGGCATCTTCGCCGCCATCCCGTTTGCCATCTGGTTCTTCCTGGCGATCGAAGGCGTGGCCATGGCCGCGGAAGAAGCCAAGGACCCGAAGCGCTCCATTCCCATCGCCTACATCACCGGCATCCTGACGCTGGTGGCGCTGGCGATCGGCGTGATGGTGTTTGCCGGCGGCGCGGGCGACTGGACCCAGCTGGCCAACATCAACGACCCGCTGCCCCAGGCCATGAAGATGATCGTCGGCGAGAACAGCGGCTGGTTGCACATGCTGGTGTGGCTGGGCCTGTTCGGCCTGGTGGCCAGCTTCCACGGCATCATCCTGGGCTACTCGCGCCAGATCTTCGCGCTGGCCCGCGAAGGCTATCTGCCTGCCTTCTTCGCCCAGGTTCACCCGCGTTTTCACACGCCGCACCGCGCCATCCTGGCCGGTGGGGTGGTCGGCATCGCCGCCATCTACAGCGACCAGCTGATCCAGTTTGGCGGCCAGACGCTGACGGCCAACATCGTCACGATGAGCGTGTTCGGCGCCATCCTCATGTACATCCTCAGCATGCTGAGCCTGTTCAAGCTGCGCCGCACCGAGCCCGGCATGGTGCGGCCCTTCCGTGCGCCGCTGTACCCGGTCTTCCCGGCCATCGCGCTGTGCGGCGCCCTGGTGTGCATGGCCACGATGGTCTATTACAACCCCTTGATCTTCGGCGTGTTCGTGGCCATGCTGGCCGTGGGTTACGTGTACCACCTCGCCACGGGCCACCAGCGCGCCCAGCCCACCGACGCCGCACCGGCCGTGAAGCCCGCCCTGCACTGACGATGACCGAGACCACCGCGCCGCGCTACATCCACCGGGTGGGGGCCCACACCTTCACCTTCCGGGACCTGAAGGACCTGATGGCCAAGGCCACGCCCGCGCGCTCCGGCGACCGGCTGGCCGGCGTGGCCGCGGGCTCGGCGCAAGAGCGCGTGGTGGCCCAGATGGCGCTGGCCGAGTTGCCGCTGGCCACCTTCCTGAACGAGGCGCTGATCCCGTATGAAGAGGACGAGGTCACCCGCCTCATCCTCGATACGCACGATGCCGCCGCCTTTGCGCCCATCGCCCACCTGACCGTGGGCGACTTTCGCAACTGGCTGCTGGCCGACGACACCGATGCCGATGCGCTCGCTGCGGCGGCACCCGGCATCACGCCCGAGATGGCGGCGGCCGTCAGCAAGATCATGCGCAACCAGGACCTGATCCTGGTCGCTCGCAAATGCGCGGTGCGCTCGGCCTTTCGCAACACCATCGGCCTGCCGGGGCGCTTCTCCACGCGGCTGCAACCCAATCACCCGACCGACGACGCCAGCGGCATCGCGGCCAGCATGCTCGACGGCCTGCTCTATGGCAGCGGCGACGCCGTCATCGGCATCAACCCGGCCACCGACAACGTGCCCCAGGTCATCAAGCTGGTGACCATGATGGCCGAGGTGATCGACCGCTACGAGATCCCCACGCAGTCGTGCGTGCTGACCCACGTCACCAACACCATCCAGGCCATCGAGCGCGGCGCACCGGTCGACCTGGTCTTCCAGTCCATCGGCGGCACGGAGGCCACCAACCGCAGCTTCGGCATCGACCTGGCCGTGCTGGGCGAGGCCCGCGCGGCGGCGCTGTCGCTGCACCGCGGCACGGTCGGCGACAACGTCATGTACTTCGAAACCGGCCAGGGCAGTGCGCTGTCGGCCAACGGCCACCATGGTGTCGACCAGCAGACCTGCGAGGCCCGCGCCTATGCCGTGGCGCGCCACTTCAAGCCGCTGCTGGTCAACACGGTGGTGGGCTTCATCGGACCGGAGTACCTGTACGACGGCAAGCAGATCATCCGCGCCGGGCTGGAAGACCACTTCTGCGCCAAGCTGCTGGGGCTGCCCATGGGCTGCGACGTCTGCTACACCAACCACGCCGAAGCCGACCAGAACGACATGGACGTGCTGCTGACGCTGCTGGCCGCGGCCGGCTGCACCTTCGTGATGGGCATCCCGGGTTCGGACGACATCATGCTGAACTACCAGACCACGTCCTTCCACGATGCGCTGTATGCGCGCCGCGTGCTGGGCTTGCGGCCGGCGCCCGAGTTCGAAGCGTGGCTGGCCCGCGTGGGCATCTTCAGCCAGGCCGATGCGGGCTTCCGCCTCCCGGAGGGCATGCCGGCCTTGTTTCAGCCTGCGCTCAAGGGGGCGGCCTGATGGCACAGGATGATCGTTCCGACGCGCCCCCGCTGGTGCACGCCAACCCCTGGGCCGCGCTGCGCCACTTCACCGCCGCGCGCATCGGGCTCGGGCGGGCCGGCGTGAGCCAACCCACGCAGCCGCAACTGGCCTTCCAGCTGGCGCACGCCCAGGCACGCGATGCCGTGCACCTGGCGCTGGATCTGGACGCGCTGCGACAGGCGCTGGCTTCGCTCAAGCTGGGCTGCCTGCGGCTGCACAGCGCGGCCACCGACCGCGACACCTACCTGCAGCGGCCCGACCTGGGGCGAAGGCTGGACGCGGCCTCACGGGCGCAACTGACCGAGCGCCGTGATGCGGGCGGCAGCCGGGCAACGGCCGGGCCCGACGCGCCCTCCGCGCGGTCCTACGACCTCGCCTTTGTCGTGGCCGATGGCCTGTCTGCGCTCGCGATCGGCAGCCACGCCCTGCCCTTTCTGCAGCGCATGGTGCCCCGCCTTCGCGACGAAGGCTGGCGCATCGCCCCGATCGCCCTGGTCGAACAAGGCCGCGTGGCCGTGGCCGACGAGGTGGGCGAGCTGCTCGGCGCCCGCCTGGTGGTGATCCTGATCGGAGAACGGCCGGGCCTGAGTTCACCCGACAGCATGGGTCTGTACATGACCTGGATGCCGCGTGTGGGCCTGACCGACGCCAGCCGCAACTGCATCTCGAACGTGCGGCCCGCTGGTCTGCCTTACGACGAAGCCGCCGACAAGCTGCACTGGCTGCTGACCGAAGCCCGCCGCCGCGAACTGACCGGCGTGGGCCTGAAGGACGAGACCGCCCAGCCCGCCGATGCGCTGGGGCTGGGCGCGCGCAACTTCCTGCTGCCGGACAAGGGGTGACGCGAGGCGGCTGGGGCCCGCCCTGCCCCTGTGCCCATCAGGGCTTGGTGGAATCCGCCATGCCGCGCGGCCCCGTTCCGCCGAACAATGGGGTCATGGCTGTCAGCGTCTTCGACCTCTTCAAGATCGGCATCGGGCCCTCGAGCTCGCACACCGTGGGGCCCATGCGCGCCGCGCGGATGTTTGCCGAGCGCCTGCAGCGCGGCGGCCTGCTGAACCGCACCGCCCGCGTCACCGTGGCGCTGTATGGCTCGCTGGGCGCCACCGGCAAGGGCCACGGCAGCGACAAGGCCGTGCTGCTGGGTCTGGCCGGCCACGAGCCCGAATCGGTGGACGTGGATGCCATCCCGGCCGTGCTGGCCGCCATCCGCGAAGCAGGGCGCATCGCGCTGCTGGGGTCTCACGACATCGCCTTCGCCGAACGCGACGACCTGATCTTCCACCGCCGCGAATCGCTGCCCTTTCACGCCAACGGCATGGCGTGCACGGCCTTTGACGACGCTGGCACCGTGCTCGACGCGCAGCGCTACTACTCGGTGGGCGGCGGCTTCGTGGTCAGCGAACAGGTGGCCGAAGACGGCCAGCGCCACAAGGTCATTGCTCCCGACTCCACCGTGCTGCCGCTGCCGTTTCGCAGCGCCGACGAGTTGCTGGCGCTGGCGCGCCGTGAAGGCCTGAGCATCGCCGCCGTCATGCGACGCAACGAACGCCACTGGCGCAGCGACGACGAGATCGACCGCGGCTTGCTGCGCATCTGGCGCGTGATGCAGGACTGCGTGGCCCGCGGCTGCGCCACCGACGGCACCCTGCCTGGCGGCTTCAAGGTGCGGCGGCGCGCGGCCGAGCTGCACCGACAGCTGTCGACGCCGCCCGATGCCGCCGCCGCACAGGACCCCTTGCGCGCCATGGACTGGATCAACCTCTACGCCCTGGCCGTGAACGAGGAGAACGCCGCGGGGGGGCGTGTGGTGACGGCGCCCACCAACGGCGCGGCCGGCATCGTGCCCGCTGTGCTGCACTACTACCGGCAGTTCGTGCCCGGCGCCAGCGAGCAGGGCGTCATCGACTTCCTGCTGACGGCCGGCGCCATCGGCATCCTCTACAAGGAAAACGCCAGCATCAGCGGGGCGGAGGTGGGCTGCCAGGGCGAGGTGGGCGTGGCCTGCTCGATGGCCGCCGGCGCGCTGTGCGCCGTGTTGGGCGGCACGCCCGAGCAGGTCGAGAACGCCGCCGAGATCGGCATGGAGCACCACCTGGGCCTGACCTGCGACCCGGTGGGTGGGCTGGTGCAGATCCCGTGCATCGAGCGCAACGCGATCGCGTCGGTGAAGGCCGTGAACGCGGCCCGCATGGCGCTGCGCGGCGATGGGCGCCACCACGTGAGCCTGGACAAGGTCATCAAGACCATGCGCGAAACCGGCGCCGACATGATGAGCAAGTACAAGGAGACGGCCCGCGGCGGGCTGGCCGTCAACATTGTGGAGTGCTGAGGAGAGAGCGGGTCAACGAGGGTAGCGGCCGCTCGGCGTGCGGGCGGCCATGCGGTGCTCAGCGGCGCACGCAGCGCTCGAAACCGTGGTTGCCGCCCTTGAACTCGGCCTCGTAATAGAACTTCTGGAAGCTGGCCTTGCCCTTGCGCACCGAGACCGTGCCCAGGCCGGTGCCGTAGTCCTTGGTGGACGGATCGGTCAGGGCAAAGGTGATGGCGATGTGCGAGCCCGTGGCCACGGCCTGACCCAGGTAGGTGCCGAAATCGGGCACGTCCATCTTGAACGCGTAAGAGCCATAAGCGCCCACGCTCTGCGACTTCTCGAGCGCCATGGTGACGACGGCGGTGTAGGGGCCTTCCTTGGCGTCCTGGCCGGTGCAGTCGTACACGCCGCTGAGGTCAGGGCCCTGGAAAGGCTTGGCGGCGTGGGCGGGGAGGATGAGGGCGGCGGCGAGGGCCA
This is a stretch of genomic DNA from Aquabacterium olei. It encodes these proteins:
- a CDS encoding ABC transporter permease, with amino-acid sequence MTPAADTAAPRVLGRLLRAFSWPELRHHGLRHATAVLAVMLGVALAFSVQLINSSALSEFSAAVRSVNGEADLSLRAASGSLDEALYARVAAHPEVRLASPVVEVRTRARRVGSGGTPAQAQPVSLQVIGLDGLVAAPLAPTLMARPVERASSDEGDRFALLRPDAISLNATARRALGVQPGDAIEVQAGLAWRRLSVVGEVGATGAALGVMDIAGAQQVFAQWGRLQRLDLQLVEGAQPAAVLRALALPPGVSADSADDAGERVSNVSRAYRVNLTVLALVALFTGAFLVFSILSLSVAKRQQQFALLGVLGLGARERLQLVLAESALIGVVGSALGLALGTGLAAAALRLLSGDLGGGYFPGIAPALQWSPGAAALYGALGVVAALAGGWLPARSAQRLAPAQALKGLGELGGAGRSAWIGPGLLLVGVGLALLPPVGGVPLWAYLAVAAILMGGIACVPAAVGGLLSLFPAPRHAAALLAVERARRMRHTATVAIAGVVASLSLSVALTVMVASFRDSVTQWLDVVLPADLYARTATNNDQAEAQNLGPALLEGIRALPGVRRAEGVRVASLRLDAAQPAIALIARPLSDPARDLPLVGVALPARTVQPGEVGAWVSEAMVDLYGARPGTRLMLPLRAGQPPVATRVLGVWRDYARQQGAVVLAEADYQRLTGDRTVNDLALWLAPEARTDALQSQIRTLATQQQLDGSLLEFAEPRQIREVTLRIFDRSFAVTYWLQAVAIGIGLFGTAASFSAQVLARRKEFGLLGHLGFTRRQILATVAGEGAALTGVGALLGLGLGVAVSVVLVHVVNPQSFHWTMDLLLPGWRLAALCASVVLAGTLTAWLAGRAAAGHDAVMAVKEDW
- a CDS encoding ABC transporter ATP-binding protein — its product is MLHVRQLAKRYGPDPVFSQVDLHVRPGEFVAIVGESGVGKSTLLNALAGLDTVSEGEVTVLDTPITTLGEAEQALFRRRHLGFVFQAFHVLPHLDVAQNVALPLMLLGQRDDGRVAQALADVGLDGLGARLPQQLSGGQLQRVAIARALVHRPALILADEPTGNLDPRTAEQVMSVLVAQTRQHGTACVMVTHSEAAAARADRVLRLTATGLTELTRPAPGTAPHPA
- a CDS encoding DUF1289 domain-containing protein, yielding MSLPVQPAAPEPSVPSPCRSLCKLDADKVCTGCGRTIDDIRAWREMPDAERMACVVRAEARRLAWGQLA
- a CDS encoding helix-turn-helix domain-containing protein, whose amino-acid sequence is MPAHPLVADLPLPAAPLWGALAATPSGLHQAVAQDVDEHAHNLTAWHQQYDQLGAGCFVGRLTEWRLPHIQVFREQTSQALRQSCEVWADSFWFGVPDPAATLPTRINGRLHGSHDVMVRPGGERFDLVTPDRHSLFGVVVQRQALQDAAARQGCHVDWDALHQAEVLRVQEGARHACLNALDGLLPLSEPHATGWHGADLVAMEGAVLSLLLDLLDTSEADTAVRQSVARRQKVVAHAREYVLAHPDQAVTVPELCERLHVSRRTLQYCFEEVMGLSPIQYLRAIRLNGARRHLREAARHGQGVQDVAARWGFWHLSQFALDYRKLFGESPSDTLTRGAH
- a CDS encoding TorF family putative porin yields the protein MSLIHALRRLPVLPLAASLALLAPLCGHAQTTTASGWTLTGTAGVVSDYLFRGVSQTQGKPAAQLTFDATHRDGWFAGLFGSGVSNAAYPNGSGTEIDLYGGWRTELSPGVGLELGFISYWFPGAFTRDADGKHVSYDTQELHAAVSHGAASAGIWHAVSSHWSGFAVDPYSGANKSSRGSTYVEANWNPEIAPGWTLNLHAGRQIVKNFGPYNFTDVKVGVTRVEGPWTFSLAASHNTGDAKKGDTALWTFFDSNGRGRNVVGTRWVASLTRAF
- the eat gene encoding ethanolamine permease; the protein is MSTSPPTGSHTLKPVLSTLQLWGIAVGLVISGEYFGWSFGWASAGTLGFMVTALFVATMYTTFIFSFTELTTSIPHAGGPFAYSRRAFGPKGGYLAGAATLIEFVFAPPAIALAIGAYLNVQFPSLDPKTAALGAYLIFMALNIVGVQIAATFELLVTLLAIFELLVFMGVVSPGFSVANLVKGGWSGQDEFSLAAIPGIFAAIPFAIWFFLAIEGVAMAAEEAKDPKRSIPIAYITGILTLVALAIGVMVFAGGAGDWTQLANINDPLPQAMKMIVGENSGWLHMLVWLGLFGLVASFHGIILGYSRQIFALAREGYLPAFFAQVHPRFHTPHRAILAGGVVGIAAIYSDQLIQFGGQTLTANIVTMSVFGAILMYILSMLSLFKLRRTEPGMVRPFRAPLYPVFPAIALCGALVCMATMVYYNPLIFGVFVAMLAVGYVYHLATGHQRAQPTDAAPAVKPALH
- a CDS encoding ethanolamine ammonia-lyase subunit EutB; translated protein: MTETTAPRYIHRVGAHTFTFRDLKDLMAKATPARSGDRLAGVAAGSAQERVVAQMALAELPLATFLNEALIPYEEDEVTRLILDTHDAAAFAPIAHLTVGDFRNWLLADDTDADALAAAAPGITPEMAAAVSKIMRNQDLILVARKCAVRSAFRNTIGLPGRFSTRLQPNHPTDDASGIAASMLDGLLYGSGDAVIGINPATDNVPQVIKLVTMMAEVIDRYEIPTQSCVLTHVTNTIQAIERGAPVDLVFQSIGGTEATNRSFGIDLAVLGEARAAALSLHRGTVGDNVMYFETGQGSALSANGHHGVDQQTCEARAYAVARHFKPLLVNTVVGFIGPEYLYDGKQIIRAGLEDHFCAKLLGLPMGCDVCYTNHAEADQNDMDVLLTLLAAAGCTFVMGIPGSDDIMLNYQTTSFHDALYARRVLGLRPAPEFEAWLARVGIFSQADAGFRLPEGMPALFQPALKGAA
- the eutC gene encoding ethanolamine ammonia-lyase subunit EutC encodes the protein MAQDDRSDAPPLVHANPWAALRHFTAARIGLGRAGVSQPTQPQLAFQLAHAQARDAVHLALDLDALRQALASLKLGCLRLHSAATDRDTYLQRPDLGRRLDAASRAQLTERRDAGGSRATAGPDAPSARSYDLAFVVADGLSALAIGSHALPFLQRMVPRLRDEGWRIAPIALVEQGRVAVADEVGELLGARLVVILIGERPGLSSPDSMGLYMTWMPRVGLTDASRNCISNVRPAGLPYDEAADKLHWLLTEARRRELTGVGLKDETAQPADALGLGARNFLLPDKG
- a CDS encoding L-serine ammonia-lyase, whose product is MAVSVFDLFKIGIGPSSSHTVGPMRAARMFAERLQRGGLLNRTARVTVALYGSLGATGKGHGSDKAVLLGLAGHEPESVDVDAIPAVLAAIREAGRIALLGSHDIAFAERDDLIFHRRESLPFHANGMACTAFDDAGTVLDAQRYYSVGGGFVVSEQVAEDGQRHKVIAPDSTVLPLPFRSADELLALARREGLSIAAVMRRNERHWRSDDEIDRGLLRIWRVMQDCVARGCATDGTLPGGFKVRRRAAELHRQLSTPPDAAAAQDPLRAMDWINLYALAVNEENAAGGRVVTAPTNGAAGIVPAVLHYYRQFVPGASEQGVIDFLLTAGAIGILYKENASISGAEVGCQGEVGVACSMAAGALCAVLGGTPEQVENAAEIGMEHHLGLTCDPVGGLVQIPCIERNAIASVKAVNAARMALRGDGRHHVSLDKVIKTMRETGADMMSKYKETARGGLAVNIVEC